The sequence CCAACGTCGGTCTCCGTCATGCCGCCTGAAATGCCTGGAACTGTCATCGCTTCAAATTTGCGTTAGGAACACAATGATGTGCATGTTATGCACATTTGTCTATAGGGAAAGTTATTGGTCATTTTTTGCCTATGATGCATGTTTCGTGCCTGCCGAGGAACGTCTCCAAGGCACGGGGAATGGCGGACGAGAACCACCTTGGTGCATGCCGCACCTTTCAGTGATGCACTCAGATAGCAACGAAACTCATGGAAGAAAACAAAGCCGACCTCGACGAGACCATCAGGACAGTGGCCAGGCGTTTGGGTGAGCGGTTGCGTGATGCACGACGCTCCAGAGCCATCACCCTTGAAGTCCTCAGCGCCAAGACCGACCTATCGGCGGGCTTTCTGTCTCGCCTGGAGCGCGGAGAGACAAGCGCTTCGATCTCCAACCTCATCGTGATCTCGGAGAGCCTGGGGATCGCATTGCGTGACTTCTTCGAAGATGCGCAAGAATGTCCCCGACCCGACTATGTGTTGACGCGGGCAAAGGACAGGAGTTGCGAAGCTCCGCTGAGTGCCGGCGGCTACACCTACCGCCTCACCAGCGGCGATCTGGAGGGCGAGCAGGTCAGCGCGTTCGAACTCGTCTACCCTGCCGGCGAGACGATGCATCCAGAGGTACTGACACACCGAGGCGAGGAAGTCCTCTATCTTCTTGAAGGCACCATGGAGTTCCGCATCGGTTCCGACGCGATGGTCTTGGAGCCCGGCGACTGCGTGCACTTTGCTTGTGATCAACCGCATACCGGCGAGAACATCGGGCACGGAGAGGCACGCCTGTTGATGATTGTCTCGCCCGTCGACTCCATCGACATACCGGCCCGAATGTCTGGCCGCGACCCCGGCTCGGCCAGAAGCCTTACCCAGTTCACAGGCGGGAAGTAGCGCCACCGGCGCCTGCCTGTGAGCTCCACGTCCTGGGTTCTTTGCCGCACCGTGCCGCGATGGTAGATTTGCACCACACACAAAATCAGCGCTGCGATGGACAAGAACAAATCAGAACTCGAGGAAAGGACCCGGGCCGTTGCAATCCGGCTCGGTGCGAGGATCAGGGAAGCCCGCCGCGCCAAGCAGATCACCCTCGAGCGTCTGAGCAAAGACACAGACCTCTCCCCGGGTTTCCTGTCGCGCCTGGAACGCGGCGAATCGAGTGCCTCGATCTCCAACCTGATCGTGATTGCGGGCCGCCTCGGCATCCCACTGGGCGATTTTTTCGAGGATCCTGGTGCAAAAGCCGCTCCGCGCTACATCCTGAACAGAGCCAAGGACCGCGGTGGCGAACCGCCACTCACTGCTCGGGGATACTCGTACCACCTCATGAGTGGAGAGCTCATCGATCAGCAGATGAGCGCTTTTGAACTGGTCTACCCGGTGGGCGAGTCGATGAACCCGGAGGTCCTGACGCACGCAGGCGAGGAAGTGCTGTACCTGTTGGACGGGCAGTTTGAATTCCGAATCGGCGACAAAACACTGGTGCTCGAGCCAGGCGACTGTGTCCACTTCTCTTGCGAACAGCCACACAGCGGCAAGAACGTGGGCCATTCACCCGCGCGGCTCCTCATGATAGTGACGCCGGTCAACTCCTTCGGGTGAATGAAGGTGCAAGCGCGCTCCCCTCGTGCTGCCGGTGGTTAGCTGCGTGGCCCCAGGAAAAGCCGGTAGGAAGGAGCGGACGTGAGCTCCTCATGCGGATAGCCCACTCTCTCCAGAACACGGTGGAAATCGTCCTCGTCTGGGCTGGGCGCCTGCAGGCCAACCAACACCCGGCCATAGTCGGCGCCTTGGTTGCGGTAGTGGAACATCGTGATGTTCCAGTTGGGCGGCAATGACGAGAGAAATTGCATCAACGCACCCGGACGCTCCGGAAAGACGAACTGCAGCACACGCTCGCCTGCAGCGAGCGGCGAGCGCCCGCCCACCATGTGCCGCATGTGCTCCTTGGCCAGTTCATCGTGCGTCAGATCTTGGGCGGAGAAGCGAGCGTGCGTCAGGACTTCCGCAACGCGTTGCGTTTCCCCTGCGGAGTGGATCGTCAGCCCGACCAGCACCGAGGCATTCTCGGCGTCGCATACACGGTACTTGAGTTCCGTGATGCTGCGGGCGGGGCCGGACAGGTTGTCGATGGTCTTGCACAGGCGCAACAAGCTTCCAGGTGATTCGGGAAGCGTGACCGCGAGCAGGCCCTCCCGCTCTTCACCGATCTCCGCCCGTTCCGCAACGAACCGGAGCCTGTCGAAGTTCATATTGGCGCCGCTGAGAATGGCTACATACGTCTCTCCGCGCGTCTTTCGCTGCTTGACGTACTGCTTCACGGCGGCCACTGCAAGCGCTCCAGACGGTTCCACGATGCTGCGAGTGTCGGTGAATACATCCTTGATCGCCGCGCACATGGAATCCGTATCCACCGTCACATAGCCGTCCACGAGGCTGCTGGCGATGCGGAACGTCTCCGCGCCCACCTGCTTCACGGCCGTTCCATCCGAGAACAAGCCCACGTCGCCCAGTGTGATGCGTTCGCGAGCTAGAGCCGACCGCGCCATGGCATCCGAGTCGATGGTCTGCACTCCGATCACCTGAACCTCCGGGCGGACCGCCTTGACGTACGCAGCGACGCCAGCGATCAACCCGCCGCCGCCGACAGGCACGAACACGGCTTGCAGCGGCCCTTGATGCTGCCTCAGGATCTCCATGCCTACCGTGCCTTGCCCGGCGATCACATCGGGGTCGTCGAACGGATGCACAAACGTCAACCCGTCTGCCTCCTGTAGTTCCAGGGCATGAGCGTAGGCCTCGGAGTAGCTCTCCCCGTGCAGCACCACGGTGCCCCCCAGTCCCTTGACCGCCTCGATCTTGACTCGTGGCGCGGTAACAGGCATGACGATGACTGCAGTCGCGCCCAAGCGCCGCGCCGCAAGTGCGACACCCTGAGCATGGTTACCCGCAGAAGCACAGATCACCCCGCGACGCAGCTCCTCGGGCGACAACTGTGCGATCTTGTTGTAAGCGCCGCGGAGCTTGAAGCTGAACACGGCCTGCTGGTCTTCGCGCTTCAAGAGAACCTGATTGCCGAGCCGACCCGACAACTCTCTGGCGGGCTGCAACGGGGTCTCCACGGCCACGTCGTACACACGGGCCCTGAGTATCCTCTTCAGGTATTCGTCGAGATCAAGCATAAGGTGACGGCGTTCTCACGGACGAAGTTGCGGCGGCGAAGCATGTCGCAGGAGGCGGGAACTCCGTCGGAGGACCTGCCACGGCTAGTCCGCGTAGAGGCGCCCGAGCGAGCTCTGGAACTTCTTGATGCCGGCAAGCTTCTGCATGTGCCATGCCAACGCATGATTGCTTGAAGTGGCGGGCTTGCCCGTGAGGCGCTCGATGATCGGAATGGCACTGAAGCTCGGTAACGTGGTGCATGAAATGAAGACACCATCGACGTCCGGCGTCAATCCACCGCCCGCATGGACGGCGGCTTCGACCACGCTGTTCGTGGAGATGGCGCCCACCTTCAGGTCATCGGGCTCTTCGAACGAGACCACGGAGTCCACGTCCAGCCCGCGGGCGCGCAGTCCGTCGACGATCTTCCGGTTCACCGTGCTCTCGTAGGGGGTGACGAGCTTGATCTTCTTCATGCCCAGCGACCTGCATGCCGCAATGCAAGCAGTAACCGGTTCGGTCACCTGCACGCCTGGATGTGCTTGGCGGATGATGCTTGCCACCCGCTCCTCTCCCAGGAGCATCGTGGCAGACGTGCAGCCGTATCCCACCACGTGCGGCTTGAACTCGGCAGGGATCAAGGCCGCCGTCGGCTGCAGCAGGTCCGACATGGCTTCCAAGGTCGCGGCGGAGATCTCGAAGTCGTTGAAGATGCGACTGTGGTACAGCGAGACGGGCTGCGAGGTTGGAAGGCTCGATCGCACCTCGCCCTCGATGGTGCGGTCCGTGCGTAGCACGATCAGCGCCAGGCGGCGTGCCTCCGTGTCATCTTGAGCAAGTTCGTAGCCAATTCGAGTCTGAAGCATGAGCGGTTCCCTTCGTGATCCGAGAAGCGTAAGCATCGAAGGTCTCCTGCTGCATGCCACTTCGCGCCGGTTCCTCAGACCAGTTAAGTAGCAGTCGACGCGCCTTGGCCCCAGACCACTTCGAGTCGGTCGATGGCCGCCTTCATCTGAGCCTCGTTGCTCGAAGCGAAGCCAAACTGGAACCCACACTGCGGTTCCACATGGACGAAGTACTGAGACAGGGGCGGACAGACGATATTCGCATTGCGAGCACGGCGTGAGAGGGCCACGTCGTCCATCGGGCGCTTCGCGACCGCCGCGAGGTTCAGTCCAGCCGGATCCGAGATGACCGACAGCATCAGTCCCATCTTCTGGGAGATCAGCTCGCACAGCAGCGAGTGGCGTGCTGCGTAGATCTCTCGCAACCGGCGGATGTGCGAGTAAAAAGCGCCCCGTTCGATGAACTGGAGCATGGCAGCCTGGATCACGCCCGGAGGACAGCCGTCCGACCAGGTTCTGATACTCAGGAAAACATCAACGAGTTCTTCCGGGACGACGAGGTAACCCAGCCTCAAGGACGGGAACATGATCTTGTTGAACGTTCCAGCGTAGATCACCCGGCTGTACTCG is a genomic window of Variovorax sp. V213 containing:
- a CDS encoding helix-turn-helix domain-containing protein, which produces MEENKADLDETIRTVARRLGERLRDARRSRAITLEVLSAKTDLSAGFLSRLERGETSASISNLIVISESLGIALRDFFEDAQECPRPDYVLTRAKDRSCEAPLSAGGYTYRLTSGDLEGEQVSAFELVYPAGETMHPEVLTHRGEEVLYLLEGTMEFRIGSDAMVLEPGDCVHFACDQPHTGENIGHGEARLLMIVSPVDSIDIPARMSGRDPGSARSLTQFTGGK
- a CDS encoding helix-turn-helix domain-containing protein is translated as MDKNKSELEERTRAVAIRLGARIREARRAKQITLERLSKDTDLSPGFLSRLERGESSASISNLIVIAGRLGIPLGDFFEDPGAKAAPRYILNRAKDRGGEPPLTARGYSYHLMSGELIDQQMSAFELVYPVGESMNPEVLTHAGEEVLYLLDGQFEFRIGDKTLVLEPGDCVHFSCEQPHSGKNVGHSPARLLMIVTPVNSFG
- the ilvA gene encoding threonine ammonia-lyase, biosynthetic gives rise to the protein MLDLDEYLKRILRARVYDVAVETPLQPARELSGRLGNQVLLKREDQQAVFSFKLRGAYNKIAQLSPEELRRGVICASAGNHAQGVALAARRLGATAVIVMPVTAPRVKIEAVKGLGGTVVLHGESYSEAYAHALELQEADGLTFVHPFDDPDVIAGQGTVGMEILRQHQGPLQAVFVPVGGGGLIAGVAAYVKAVRPEVQVIGVQTIDSDAMARSALARERITLGDVGLFSDGTAVKQVGAETFRIASSLVDGYVTVDTDSMCAAIKDVFTDTRSIVEPSGALAVAAVKQYVKQRKTRGETYVAILSGANMNFDRLRFVAERAEIGEEREGLLAVTLPESPGSLLRLCKTIDNLSGPARSITELKYRVCDAENASVLVGLTIHSAGETQRVAEVLTHARFSAQDLTHDELAKEHMRHMVGGRSPLAAGERVLQFVFPERPGALMQFLSSLPPNWNITMFHYRNQGADYGRVLVGLQAPSPDEDDFHRVLERVGYPHEELTSAPSYRLFLGPRS
- a CDS encoding Asp/Glu racemase, which gives rise to MLQTRIGYELAQDDTEARRLALIVLRTDRTIEGEVRSSLPTSQPVSLYHSRIFNDFEISAATLEAMSDLLQPTAALIPAEFKPHVVGYGCTSATMLLGEERVASIIRQAHPGVQVTEPVTACIAACRSLGMKKIKLVTPYESTVNRKIVDGLRARGLDVDSVVSFEEPDDLKVGAISTNSVVEAAVHAGGGLTPDVDGVFISCTTLPSFSAIPIIERLTGKPATSSNHALAWHMQKLAGIKKFQSSLGRLYAD